A segment of the Staphylococcus ratti genome:
TATTATCGAAGTAGCGACTATTCGCTTCAATCGTACTTTCTGTTAAATTCACACAATGCGTCTCGCTATCAAATGGTGTTCCGGGTTCGTTAAAACCAATATGTCCATTTTGTCCTATACCTAAAATTTGAATATCTACAGGGCCTTTTTCATTCAACACACGTTCATAACGCTTAGCTTCTTGCGCGACATCTGAGGCCTCTCCATTTGGAATATGCAAAAATGATTCGGTGAACTTTGGATATTGATTAAATAAAACATCGTGCATGTAAGTATAATAACTTTCCGGATGGTCTGCACTTAAACCAACATATTCATCTAAATTAAATGTATGAATTCCAGAAACATCTAGTTGATTTTTGGATAACAAATCGACTAAATTCGCGTACATATCAACCATTGTTCCACCCGTTGCTAATCCAAGTCTCCCTTGTGGATGGCGCAACATATGCCGATAAAGTTCTGTAGCAACAAAAAACGATACATGTGCTTTTGTTCCTAAATTTGTAATGTTCATCGTCCTCACTCCCCGTTTAACGCATTTACAAATCGTCGCGTAATATCTCTTGGACGTGTAATCGCTCCTCCTACTACTGAAGCATGAACGCCTTTGTCTGTAACTATCTTTAACATTTCCGGCGTCATAACATTCCCTTCTGCAATTACCTTTTGGTTGACATGTGTTAACACATCATCTAAAAATTGAAAATCATTGGCATAAAGTACTTGTCCTTGTGTCTCTTCAGTATAACCGTGTAATGTTGTGCCAATGTAATCAAAACCTAAAGTTTCAGCATTTTTGGCTTCTGAAAGCGTCGCGATATCTGCCATTAATTCAATATGTGGGGCGCGTTCACGGACATATTTAACGAGTGTTTCTAAGTCTTCTTTAGGACGCTTACGTAACGTCGCATCCATCGCAATTACTTCGCAACCACTTTCTAATAATTCATCCACTTCTTTTTGTGTTGCTGTAATAAAGACATTTGAGCCTTCATAGTCTCGTTTTACAATACCGATAATCGGCAAATCTACTTCGTTTTTAATTGCTAAAATATCTTCTTTCGTATTTGCTCGAATACCTACTGCGCCCCCTTCTTTCGCAGCTAGTGCCATTTTGCTCATAATAAATGATGAGTGAAGAGGCTCATCTGGTAAAGCTTGACAAGATACAATTAATCCTTGTGGTAACATATCAATCGCTCCTTTAAATCTGTAAAATTTCTTCTACTTCGTTTTTTATCGTAGTCACATGCGGTCCATAAACGATTTGGACACCGTTCCCTTGTTTGATAACACCTTTAGCATCGGTATGTTTTAGTTGTGCTTCGTCGACTTTTTTCCCGTCCACTAAACTTACTCGTAAACGTGTCGCACAACAGTCGACAACGCTAATATTTGTTTTTCCACCTAACGCTTCAATAATTGTTCTAGCTCTCTCACTTTCATTAACACTCACTTTCAATTGTTCCGCTTCTCGCCCTGGCGTTTTAAAGTTCAGGTTGATGATAAGGAATTTGAAAATAAAATAGTACAAACAGAACCATACAACACCAATTGGAATAATAAAGAGATAATTGGTTTTAGCGTTACCTTGTAACACACCAAATAAAATAAAGTCAATAAATCCTCCGCTAAACGTTTGGCCTACTGTGATGTTAAATAAATCTGCCACCATAAAAGCCAATCCATCCAATAAGGCGTGAACGACATATAATAAAGGTGCCACAAATAAAAAGCTAAATTCTAACGGTTCCGTAATCCCTGTCAAAAATGAAGTCAATGCTGCCGATAACATTAAACCGCCTACTACCTTTTTATTTTCCGGTTTTGCCGTATGATAAATTGCGAGTGCAGCACCTAATAAGCCAAACATCATCGTAATAAAACGGCCAGACATAAATCTAGAGACGCCTTCAAAATATTGTTTCACATTGGGATCGCCCAGTTGCGCAAAGAAAATATTCTGTGTGCCTTGAACCAAATGACCTTTAACCTCAAGACTACCACCTAGCGCTGTTTGCCAAAAAGGTAAGTAAAATATGTGATGTAAGCCAAAAGGCCCTAACATTCTTAAAATAAAACCATAAATAAATGTCCCTATGATGCCTGTTTTATTCACGAGACTACCCGCTTCAAAAATAACACTTTGAATCAATGGCCAAATAAAAAACATCACTACCCCTACAAGAATGGCTACAAATGACGTAATAATTGGAATAAATCTTGAACCGCCAAAAAAACCTAAAAACTGGGGCAACTTCACTTTGTTATATTTGTTATGTAACATTGCTGTGATCATCCCTATTATAATACCGCCAAATACGCCTGTTTCCACCGTTTGAATACCTAAAACCATACCTTGCCCTTCTTTAGCAAGTTTCGTAGGTTCTGCTAAAGTGTCAGTAATGGTTAACAATGCATTCATCGTCGCATTCATAATTAGAAAGCCTACTATAGCAGCGAGCCCAGCTGTCCCTTTATCGCTTCTTGCCAAACCAATCGCCACACCTACTGCAAAAATAACGGGTAAATTTTGAAACACAATACTTCCCGCCGATTGCATTAACACAAAGAGATATTGCAAAAATGCAATATCCAAAATAGGATATGCTTTGACAGTATTTGGATTGCTTAAAGCGCCACCAATTCCGAGTAACAAACCCGCTGCTGGTAAAATTGCAATAGGTAACATAAATGCTTTACCAAATTGCTGAGCTCTTTCAAACATCGCTTTCATAACGTACATTTTCCTCCTTTCTCGTCCGATACTAAGTTCAATATACCACCATGAAAATAAGCGTCAATACGTATAGTTGTTTTGAAAAATATTTTCAATTATACTCAATTTAAAGGAGCGACTAAGATGAAACTTGAAAATCGTATTCAACATTTTTATCCTCAATTCACCAAGTCCGAACGACGTATCGCCGATGCTATTCTCCAATTCACAGACGTGAATCATGCTGGTACCATTCAAGCACTTGCACATCAAATTGGCGTATCTCCTTCAAGTATTAGCCGTTTTGCTCACAAATTGGAGTATGATAGCTTTCAATCTTTACGCTTTGCGATACAACATGAATTTCAAAATATCGTTATTGAAAATGCACCTGCCATACAAATTATGCATCAACATTATACTTCTATGTTGAATCATACAGGTGAATTTTTAGTACAAGCAGACCTTATCGCGCTTGTAGAAGCTATCGAACAAAGTCAAAAAATCATCTTTATTGGTATCGGTAGCTCAGGATTAAGTGCACAAGAATTTTATTTTCGCACTGTCCGCATGGGGTTTAATACAGTAGCGATTACCGACGCGCATTTAATGGCGGTCATAGGACAGATGTGCAATAAACAAACCGCAGTTATCGCCATAACGAATAGTGGACAAACAACTGAAATTTTAGACAGTTTGGCGCAGGCAAAACGTGGGGGTGCCAAAATTTTAACGTTGTCTCATTACAAAACAGCTGCGCTCGAAAGTATGAGCGATCATATTATTTTAACCGCCGACCGACACTATACACATGACCACTACTTTATCAATTCGCAACTTGCCACGCACTTTATCATCGATATGGTAAGTTATCACTTACTCCAGGATCGCAGACGTTTACAAAATTATACCGAAAGTTATGACACACTCGTTGCTAAGCGAAAACAGCCTCAACCCTAAAACTTCATTAATTTTGCAAGATAAAATGAGCAGAGATATACAAATCCAATACATTTTTTAGTAAAATAGACAGATAATCATATCAGGGAGGCAGTGAACGTTTTGCAACTTATTTCAGATGACAAGCTCCAAGCTTTATTGGATCAATATGCAAACCAACCTGTCTATCTACACGTTGAAACGACAAATGGTGCCTATGCGAATCATTTCGATCAACGTGTTTTCAATGCAGGTACTTTTTTACGTAATATTCAAGTCAATTATCAACACGCACAACTGAAAGGTGGCGGAAAAGAGCCTTACCGTATAGGTCTTAAATTAGAGCATCACGGTTGGGTATACGTCCAAGGATTAACCCACTATGAAGTTGATGATAATGGTGCGTTGTTAATTGCTGGTTTTAACTATGAAGGACAACTTGCGGCTGCTTTAGAAATCAGTCGACAAGCTTTTGAGATTTAGGGGGCACTTGTTATGGCAATGGAACAACATATATTAGTTATTTTTCCACACCCAGATGATGAAACGTTTTCGTCAGCTGGCACTTTAGCACGTTATGCGAGCGAAGGGGTTCCTGTCACTTACGCCTGTCTTACACTTGGCCAAATGGCTCGAAATTTAGGTAACCCACCTGTTGCAACACGAGAATCTTTACCACTTATTCGTGAACGCGAATTAGAAAAAGCAGCAGATATTATTGGGATTACGCATTTGCGCAAAATGGGCTTACGTGATAAAACAGTAGAGTTTGAGCCTCATGAAGAGATGGATGCGATGGTTCAACAATTAATTGATGAAACGCAACCTTCAACGATCATTTCATTTTATCCTGGCTATGCCGTACACCCTGATCATGAAGCAACGGCAGAAGCTGTCGTACGCACTGTAAAACGTCTCCCTAAATCTCAACGACCAAAATTACAACTTGTGGCCTTTAGTAATGATGCCGTTGACGAACTCGGCGAGCCTGATATCGTCAATGACATTTCTGAATATAAAGAACAAAAACTTAAAGCCTTTGAAGCACATCAATCCCAAACAGGACCATTTTTAGAACAACTTGCCAATCCTCAAGGTAGTGCTTCAGATGCACCAACAGATGCAGCAGCATTTTTAACTAAAGAAACTTTTTGGACATATCGTTTTGATTAAATTCAAAATAAACGAACACAGTCTATGCTTCAATGCGTTAGACAGAGCAAAATAAGTGGAGGAAGTAACATGACTGAATTTGATTTATCAACTAGAGAAGGTCGTTGGCGACACTTTGGTTCTGTAGACCCTACGCCGGGCACAAAACCAACTACAAAAGCAGAAATGACGGACCTTCAAAGTACACATAAAAACTTTTTATTTGAAATAGAAGAAGTCGGCATTAAAAACTTAGTCTACCCTGTATGGATTGATACATTTCAAACGGCAGGGAACTTCAGTTTTTCAACAAGTTTGACGCAAGATGAGAAAGGCATCAACATGAGCCGTATATTAGAAGCTGTAGAAGCGGAATATGATAATGGCCTTCGCCTTGAATTCGAAACATTGACGCAATTGTTGAATCGATTAAAGTCGCATATGAAGCAACATAGCGCGGGTGTAGATGTTTCAGGTAAATGGTTCTTTGAACGTAAAAGTCCTGTAACACAAATTAAAGCAATCGGACATGCAGATGTGACTTATGGACTTGCGGTAAGCGGTGATGAAACAACGCGTAAGGAACTTACGATGGAAGTTGCCGTAACGACATTATGCCCTTGTTCGAAAGAAATCAGTGAATACTCTGCGCATAATCAACGCGGCATTATTACTGTAAAATCATATATTAATAAAGATGCCACGCTTACAAATGACTACAAAGAAATTATTTTAGATGCTATGGAAGCCAATGCAAGTTCAATGTTATATCCTATTTTAAAACGTCCGGATGAAAAACGCGTTACAGAACGCGCGTATGAAAATCCACGTTTCGTCGAAGATTTAATTCGCCTAGTTGCAGCAGACCTTGCCGAACTTAACTGGTTAGACGGATTTGATATTGAATGCCGTAATGAAGAATCTATTCACCAACATGATGCTTTCGCTAAACTAAAATACCGTAAATAAAAAAAGCCTGAGTTTAGGAATGAGACGATGTCTGTTCCTCCACTCAGGCTATTTCTTTTATTTTAAATGCTCATATGGGCTATTGTTCGCAAAAGATAGAATTTGGTCAATAAATAGTTTTGCACGCAGTTGGAATTCTTCATTCGAAAGGTATAATGTGCCGTCTTCTAGCTTGTCATAATCTGAATCGTGTGTCGCAATTTGCGTAGGTACCGCAATACCTAGCAATGAACGTACAATTAATCTTAAATGTGACAATGGTTCCGCACTCACAATTCCTCCGCTATTATTTACTAATCCTACGGGCTTCATTTTAAAATGGTCCATATTCAAGTAATCCAATGCGTTTTTCAAACTTCCAGAATATGAGCCATGATAGTTAGGCGTTCCTAATATGAAAAAATCTGCTTCCATTGCAAGTGCTTTAAGTTGCTTCGCGTTATTTTGATACGCTTCAGGCACTGGATTTTGACCTGAAAAATCTAACATATGCAGTGGACGCTCTGCCAAGTCAAAAATCTCTACTTCATGATGATGTTCTTCTATTTGTCCTTTTAAAAATTGTGCAAGTGCGCGCGTATGTGATCCGGGTGATGCACTGCCAACAATAATTAAGCCTTTCATAATTTTAATGTCACTCCTATTCTTTTGATTCTTCGATGACATGGTAAATCGCTTTTGCGACACCACTCTCTTCATTCGACGTTGTTACAAATGATGCGTTCGCTTTAAGTTCCGGTAAGGCGTTCGCCATTGCGACTGGATAACCGACTACTTCTAACATGGATTGGTCATTGAGGTTATCACCTACTGCCATGACCTCTTTCATATCAATCCCAAGTTGATCCGCAATTGTTCGAACTGCTAACCCTTTTTGGGCATCCACATGTGTAATTTCAATATTACCTTTTGCCGAAGAGGAAACAGCAAGGTTCCCACTTTTTTCTAGTCGCGCTTTAGCACGATTCACTTTATCAATATCTACATCATGCGCGAGCACTTTCATAATTAATTCTCCAGGGATATCTTCAACTTGATCATAATTATCGACCACTTTTAAAGAACCTACATCAATACGATGTTGAATGTGCGCGCGAATTTTTTCGACATTAGGTGTTTGTCCTGTTTGTTTAGCAATATCAAGATAAATCGCTAAATCTCGCTCAGGGTCTTCAGTATAAATACCTAAATTCGTATAAACTTGATAATAAATTAGTTCTTCAGATAGAACATCACGAATCCTTTGATACAATTCGTGATTCAACTTGGATGTATGCATAATATCAAAGCTTTCATCTCTAATTTCAGCGCCATTCAAACAAATATAAGGCACTTTCAAGCCAGTAGGTTGAATTGGATCATTTGCTTCATAAAAAGCACGTCCTGTCGCAATGACTACTGTAATGCCTTGTGACTGCGCATATTGAATCGCTTTTATATTTTCTTCTGAAACTTCATGTGCTGCATTAAGTAAAGTTCCATCCATATCGGTTGCGATTAATCTTATCATCTTTTTACCTCACTCTTTTTTCTAACTCTAAAACATATGATGAAACGTCTAACGTTATTTAAATAACCTTTGTTAAAAAATCATTCTTTAAATACTAACGATACGAAATTCATTCTAACAAAATTTCGTTCAATTGTAATTATGATTTGTTTGTGCGCTTCTTTTCTTCACGTAATCGCTTAAAAAATTGTTTCAATAACTGACCACATGAATAAGCTAGTACCTCTGTTACTAGCGTCACGCGATGATTCATGCGTGAATCTTGTACTAAGTTCATCAAACTACCACTACATCCTCCTTTAGGATCTTTAGCACCATAAACAACTGTGTCAATTCGACTCATCACAATCGTTCCCGAACACATCACACAAGGCTCTAATGTGACATATAACGTACATCCTTCTAAACGCCATGTTCCGAGTTTCTTTGCGGCACGCTCAATTGCAAGATGCTCTGCATGTGCCATTGGAAGTTGAGACGTTTCTCGTAAATTATACGCCGTTGAAATAATGACGTCGTCTTTAACTACCACTGCGCCTATAGGGACTTCCCCCAATTTTTCAGCTTCTCTTGCCGCTTCAATTGCGACAGACATATAAAATTCATGACTTCTCATACAGAAACACCCTAACATATGATAAAATTTGTAATACTGATGAATATAAAAATTGGAGATAAAAAATATGGATAAACCCTTTATAGCAATTGAAGGACCAATTGGTGTTGGCAAGTCATCGTTAGCACACAAGTTGAGTCAATCTTATCATTTTTATGAAGCAAAAGAAATTGTCGGTGAAAACCCATTTTTGTCAGACTTCTATGAAGATATTTCTAAGTGGAGTTTTCAAACTGAAATGTTTTTCTTATGTCACCGTTACAAAGATTATCAAGATTTAGGTACGAAACACCAAGGTATCGTGGCAGATTACCATATTTATAAGAATAAAATATTTGCGAAAAATACACTGTCACCACAAGAATTTGATAAGTTTTCTCGCATTTATACTATTTTAACGGAAGATTTAAAAATGCCAGATTATATTGTCTTTTTAGATGCGGACCTTTTCCGATTAAAAGAACGCATTAAAACAAGAAATCGCGATTTTGAAATACATATAGAAGATGATTATTTACTTAACCTTAAAGCCGACTATCTTGCATATTACGAATCACTCCGTGATAGCGGTCACCATGTTTTACGCATTGACACCACACATCTTGATTTTGTAAATAATCCGACAGATTACGAAACCATTTTAGCGCAAATTAATACATTAATTGGAGGACAAGCACTTGAATAACTATGGAATTCCCTCAAATGCAGTGATTACAATTGCAGGAACGGTAGGCGTTGGTAAATCATCACTCACACTAGCCATCGCTGACAAACTTAAATTTAAAACATCTTTTGAAAATGTAGATCACAATCCCTACTTAGATAAATTTTATGATGATTTCACACGTTGGAGTTTTCACCTTCAAATATACTTTTTAGCAGAACGTTTTAAAGAGCAAAAACGCATGTTTGAGTATGGAGGTGGTTTCATCCAAGATCGCTCTATTTACGAAGACGTAGATATTTTTGCCAAAATGCATGAAGAACAAGGTACGATGACACCTGAAGATTTTGAAACGTATTCAAATTTATTCGATGCAATGGTTATGACGCCTTACTTTCCTAAACCAGACGTCTTAATTTATCTCGAATCCGATTACAAAAGTGTAATTAACCGTATTCATGCACGTGGACGAGAAATGGAAATGAATACCGATCCTGAATATTGGAAGAAATTATTTGCGCGCTACGACGCTTGGATTAACCAATTCAATGCCTGTCCTGTCGTACGTGTTAATATTAAAGAATATGATTTGTATGAAGATCCCGATTCAATCGATGCAGTACTTGAAAAAGTAGGACATATTATTCAAACACATCGTCAAGTAGACCAAAGACAATAATTTCGAGATGAAAACCCATTGAAACATGGATAACGTGTTTCAATGGGTTGCTTTTAATAAAAATTTTGGAAGTGCAGTCACATCTTTTAAAACGATATCCGCATCATCAAACTTCGCTTGGTTCCCAAGACCTGTACGCACTCCGACAGTGTATCTCGCTTGCGCATTTTTACCTGTTTTCATATCATTATCTGTATCTCCAACGATAATCAAATGCTCCCCCTTTACACCTTGGTTCCATAGTGGTTCAAGTATACGAGGATCCGGTTTTTCAAAGTTATCACCATTTGTAGAAATGACACTATCGAATAGATGTTGTAGTTGCGTACGCTCAAAAAAATATTCCATTCCCGTGCGATTGTCACTCGTTAAAATCCCTAAGCGATAACCTGCTGATTTTAATTCTTTTAACGTAGCTATAACACCATCGATGAACTCCACTTCAGGTTCACGAGTATCAATAAGCGCTTGACTCTTTTGTTGCGTAAATCGTGTTGTATCCTGTTTTGCATACTGATTAAAGACTGCTATCATTTCATCAAGTGTTCCGGATGCCATAATACTTCCAGGCGTAAAGGCATCATTTACGATACCCAAATCCGCTTTCACTGCATTTCTATCATCAATATGAAAATAATCACATACCGCT
Coding sequences within it:
- the nagB gene encoding glucosamine-6-phosphate deaminase, coding for MNITNLGTKAHVSFFVATELYRHMLRHPQGRLGLATGGTMVDMYANLVDLLSKNQLDVSGIHTFNLDEYVGLSADHPESYYTYMHDVLFNQYPKFTESFLHIPNGEASDVAQEAKRYERVLNEKGPVDIQILGIGQNGHIGFNEPGTPFDSETHCVNLTESTIEANSRYFDNKSNVPRQAISMGLQSIMKAKRIILVAVGTSKKEAMTRLMTGEITTDLPASILHQHPNVEVFVDDEAMPY
- a CDS encoding N-acetylmannosamine-6-phosphate 2-epimerase; this translates as MLPQGLIVSCQALPDEPLHSSFIMSKMALAAKEGGAVGIRANTKEDILAIKNEVDLPIIGIVKRDYEGSNVFITATQKEVDELLESGCEVIAMDATLRKRPKEDLETLVKYVRERAPHIELMADIATLSEAKNAETLGFDYIGTTLHGYTEETQGQVLYANDFQFLDDVLTHVNQKVIAEGNVMTPEMLKIVTDKGVHASVVGGAITRPRDITRRFVNALNGE
- the ptsG gene encoding glucose-specific PTS transporter subunit IIBC, which encodes MKAMFERAQQFGKAFMLPIAILPAAGLLLGIGGALSNPNTVKAYPILDIAFLQYLFVLMQSAGSIVFQNLPVIFAVGVAIGLARSDKGTAGLAAIVGFLIMNATMNALLTITDTLAEPTKLAKEGQGMVLGIQTVETGVFGGIIIGMITAMLHNKYNKVKLPQFLGFFGGSRFIPIITSFVAILVGVVMFFIWPLIQSVIFEAGSLVNKTGIIGTFIYGFILRMLGPFGLHHIFYLPFWQTALGGSLEVKGHLVQGTQNIFFAQLGDPNVKQYFEGVSRFMSGRFITMMFGLLGAALAIYHTAKPENKKVVGGLMLSAALTSFLTGITEPLEFSFLFVAPLLYVVHALLDGLAFMVADLFNITVGQTFSGGFIDFILFGVLQGNAKTNYLFIIPIGVVWFCLYYFIFKFLIINLNFKTPGREAEQLKVSVNESERARTIIEALGGKTNISVVDCCATRLRVSLVDGKKVDEAQLKHTDAKGVIKQGNGVQIVYGPHVTTIKNEVEEILQI
- a CDS encoding MurR/RpiR family transcriptional regulator, which gives rise to MKLENRIQHFYPQFTKSERRIADAILQFTDVNHAGTIQALAHQIGVSPSSISRFAHKLEYDSFQSLRFAIQHEFQNIVIENAPAIQIMHQHYTSMLNHTGEFLVQADLIALVEAIEQSQKIIFIGIGSSGLSAQEFYFRTVRMGFNTVAITDAHLMAVIGQMCNKQTAVIAITNSGQTTEILDSLAQAKRGGAKILTLSHYKTAALESMSDHIILTADRHYTHDHYFINSQLATHFIIDMVSYHLLQDRRRLQNYTESYDTLVAKRKQPQP
- a CDS encoding YojF family protein, giving the protein MQLISDDKLQALLDQYANQPVYLHVETTNGAYANHFDQRVFNAGTFLRNIQVNYQHAQLKGGGKEPYRIGLKLEHHGWVYVQGLTHYEVDDNGALLIAGFNYEGQLAAALEISRQAFEI
- the bshB2 gene encoding bacillithiol biosynthesis deacetylase BshB2; this translates as MAMEQHILVIFPHPDDETFSSAGTLARYASEGVPVTYACLTLGQMARNLGNPPVATRESLPLIRERELEKAADIIGITHLRKMGLRDKTVEFEPHEEMDAMVQQLIDETQPSTIISFYPGYAVHPDHEATAEAVVRTVKRLPKSQRPKLQLVAFSNDAVDELGEPDIVNDISEYKEQKLKAFEAHQSQTGPFLEQLANPQGSASDAPTDAAAFLTKETFWTYRFD
- the folE2 gene encoding GTP cyclohydrolase FolE2, with translation MTEFDLSTREGRWRHFGSVDPTPGTKPTTKAEMTDLQSTHKNFLFEIEEVGIKNLVYPVWIDTFQTAGNFSFSTSLTQDEKGINMSRILEAVEAEYDNGLRLEFETLTQLLNRLKSHMKQHSAGVDVSGKWFFERKSPVTQIKAIGHADVTYGLAVSGDETTRKELTMEVAVTTLCPCSKEISEYSAHNQRGIITVKSYINKDATLTNDYKEIILDAMEANASSMLYPILKRPDEKRVTERAYENPRFVEDLIRLVAADLAELNWLDGFDIECRNEESIHQHDAFAKLKYRK
- a CDS encoding NADPH-dependent FMN reductase, with product MKGLIIVGSASPGSHTRALAQFLKGQIEEHHHEVEIFDLAERPLHMLDFSGQNPVPEAYQNNAKQLKALAMEADFFILGTPNYHGSYSGSLKNALDYLNMDHFKMKPVGLVNNSGGIVSAEPLSHLRLIVRSLLGIAVPTQIATHDSDYDKLEDGTLYLSNEEFQLRAKLFIDQILSFANNSPYEHLK
- a CDS encoding Cof-type HAD-IIB family hydrolase, translating into MIRLIATDMDGTLLNAAHEVSEENIKAIQYAQSQGITVVIATGRAFYEANDPIQPTGLKVPYICLNGAEIRDESFDIMHTSKLNHELYQRIRDVLSEELIYYQVYTNLGIYTEDPERDLAIYLDIAKQTGQTPNVEKIRAHIQHRIDVGSLKVVDNYDQVEDIPGELIMKVLAHDVDIDKVNRAKARLEKSGNLAVSSSAKGNIEITHVDAQKGLAVRTIADQLGIDMKEVMAVGDNLNDQSMLEVVGYPVAMANALPELKANASFVTTSNEESGVAKAIYHVIEESKE
- the tadA gene encoding tRNA adenosine(34) deaminase TadA, which encodes MRSHEFYMSVAIEAAREAEKLGEVPIGAVVVKDDVIISTAYNLRETSQLPMAHAEHLAIERAAKKLGTWRLEGCTLYVTLEPCVMCSGTIVMSRIDTVVYGAKDPKGGCSGSLMNLVQDSRMNHRVTLVTEVLAYSCGQLLKQFFKRLREEKKRTNKS
- a CDS encoding deoxynucleoside kinase, producing MDKPFIAIEGPIGVGKSSLAHKLSQSYHFYEAKEIVGENPFLSDFYEDISKWSFQTEMFFLCHRYKDYQDLGTKHQGIVADYHIYKNKIFAKNTLSPQEFDKFSRIYTILTEDLKMPDYIVFLDADLFRLKERIKTRNRDFEIHIEDDYLLNLKADYLAYYESLRDSGHHVLRIDTTHLDFVNNPTDYETILAQINTLIGGQALE
- a CDS encoding deoxynucleoside kinase; the encoded protein is MNNYGIPSNAVITIAGTVGVGKSSLTLAIADKLKFKTSFENVDHNPYLDKFYDDFTRWSFHLQIYFLAERFKEQKRMFEYGGGFIQDRSIYEDVDIFAKMHEEQGTMTPEDFETYSNLFDAMVMTPYFPKPDVLIYLESDYKSVINRIHARGREMEMNTDPEYWKKLFARYDAWINQFNACPVVRVNIKEYDLYEDPDSIDAVLEKVGHIIQTHRQVDQRQ
- a CDS encoding HAD family hydrolase, encoding MTNESWIMFDKDGTLIHFDKSWVKIGIQLVEAVCDYFHIDDRNAVKADLGIVNDAFTPGSIMASGTLDEMIAVFNQYAKQDTTRFTQQKSQALIDTREPEVEFIDGVIATLKELKSAGYRLGILTSDNRTGMEYFFERTQLQHLFDSVISTNGDNFEKPDPRILEPLWNQGVKGEHLIIVGDTDNDMKTGKNAQARYTVGVRTGLGNQAKFDDADIVLKDVTALPKFLLKATH